The Thermodesulfobacteriota bacterium genome has a window encoding:
- the glyS gene encoding glycine--tRNA ligase subunit beta: protein MKTLLFEIGTEELPARFIEGAKEGFKKALEEAFYAKRIKFGEINVFATPRRLAALVFGVSPKQEEIVILKYGPPVTVAYDEKGTPLKPALGFAKSQGVAIDDLKKVEKDGVLVLACEKKEGGKDTEDILPEIVGDVISKIPFPKKMRWGFETFEFARPIQWLCVILDGKVIDVKIADVKSGNLTYGHRFLTKGPIVINNPLDYVPKLKEAYVIVDENERMRLIMEGIEKIEKETGSKAVFSEELLKEILYITEFPYAMKGSFDPIYLTLPYYVVINVMQSHQRYIPLVGENGVLKPYFIFFANTLSPFSDVIVKGNEKVLKARLDDAKFYFEEDKRMDFFSLYERLDSVVFHEKLGTMKEKAERVEKIAGHLADLLNFKDISKLKRASKLLKVDLLTHMVAEFPELQGKMGRIYAQLRGEDEEVSYAIEEHYLPLSSEGELPKTRLGIIMSIADKIDTLVSFFSVGITPTGNLDPYGLRRCAIGLVRTIVGKELHISLGDLISFSYLSASHIEKRLPLDVIKTELLNFIATRFKFLMIDEGYEYDLVESVLSFAHLDLFDAYLRLCSLKEVRSVPEFEKLIVGFKRVFNITKKVEDSYEVKRELFEKEEEETLLSVYEVRKEPYYSYIKERKYKEAVRLLMDFKEPIDRFFDRVFVMVDDERIRKNRLGLLKRIKDMFTDFCDFERIKSD from the coding sequence ATGAAGACTCTTCTTTTCGAGATAGGAACAGAGGAACTTCCTGCCCGCTTTATAGAAGGAGCCAAAGAAGGTTTTAAAAAGGCCCTCGAAGAAGCTTTCTACGCAAAGCGTATAAAGTTTGGGGAAATTAATGTATTCGCCACGCCAAGAAGGCTTGCTGCGCTCGTTTTCGGTGTATCCCCAAAGCAGGAAGAAATTGTGATTTTAAAGTACGGACCTCCTGTGACTGTGGCCTACGACGAGAAGGGAACCCCACTTAAGCCAGCCCTTGGTTTTGCTAAATCACAAGGAGTCGCTATCGATGATTTAAAGAAGGTTGAAAAAGACGGGGTTTTAGTTTTGGCATGCGAGAAAAAGGAGGGCGGGAAGGACACTGAGGATATCCTTCCAGAAATAGTCGGGGATGTTATATCGAAGATCCCCTTTCCAAAAAAAATGAGATGGGGGTTTGAGACCTTTGAGTTTGCAAGACCGATACAGTGGCTTTGTGTGATCCTCGACGGGAAAGTGATAGATGTTAAAATCGCAGATGTAAAAAGTGGAAATCTAACTTACGGGCATAGGTTCTTAACTAAAGGACCAATCGTAATAAATAACCCTTTAGACTATGTACCAAAACTCAAAGAGGCCTACGTCATTGTCGACGAAAATGAGAGAATGAGACTCATAATGGAAGGCATAGAAAAAATCGAAAAAGAGACCGGATCGAAAGCCGTATTCAGTGAGGAACTTTTAAAGGAGATACTCTACATTACCGAGTTTCCATATGCAATGAAGGGTAGCTTCGACCCGATCTACCTTACTCTGCCGTACTACGTCGTTATAAACGTTATGCAATCACACCAAAGATACATACCCCTTGTAGGCGAAAATGGGGTTCTAAAGCCCTATTTCATATTTTTTGCGAACACTCTTTCTCCTTTTTCCGACGTTATCGTAAAAGGAAATGAAAAAGTCCTAAAAGCAAGGCTCGACGACGCCAAATTTTACTTTGAAGAAGACAAACGGATGGATTTTTTTTCGCTTTACGAAAGGCTCGATAGCGTTGTGTTTCATGAAAAATTGGGAACGATGAAGGAAAAGGCCGAAAGGGTTGAGAAAATAGCCGGCCATCTCGCAGATCTACTGAACTTTAAAGACATTTCAAAACTTAAAAGAGCATCTAAACTACTTAAAGTTGATCTTCTAACCCATATGGTTGCAGAATTTCCAGAACTTCAAGGAAAGATGGGTAGGATCTATGCCCAACTTAGAGGCGAAGACGAAGAGGTGTCTTATGCAATTGAGGAGCACTACCTCCCGCTTTCATCGGAGGGAGAACTGCCAAAGACAAGGCTTGGCATCATAATGAGTATTGCAGACAAAATCGATACCCTCGTTTCATTCTTCTCAGTCGGAATAACACCCACAGGTAATTTAGATCCCTATGGACTTCGAAGGTGCGCTATAGGTCTTGTAAGAACGATAGTGGGGAAGGAGCTTCACATCTCTTTAGGTGATCTCATTTCATTCTCCTATCTTTCAGCATCCCACATAGAAAAAAGGCTGCCTTTAGATGTAATAAAGACGGAGCTATTAAACTTCATAGCCACAAGGTTCAAGTTTTTGATGATAGACGAGGGATACGAGTACGATCTTGTAGAAAGTGTTCTGTCCTTTGCACATTTAGACCTTTTCGATGCGTATCTTAGGCTTTGTAGTCTAAAAGAGGTAAGATCGGTACCAGAGTTCGAAAAACTGATCGTTGGGTTCAAAAGGGTTTTCAACATTACGAAAAAGGTTGAGGATTCATATGAGGTTAAAAGGGAGCTTTTCGAAAAAGAAGAAGAAGAGACCTTACTTTCAGTTTATGAAGTGAGAAAGGAGCCTTACTACTCGTACATCAAGGAAAGAAAGTACAAAGAAGCCGTTCGTTTGCTTATGGATTTTAAGGAACCGATAGATAGATTTTTCGATCGGGTATTTGTGATGGTCGATGATGAAAGAATCCGGAAAAATAGGCTCGGGCTTCTAAAGAGGATAAAGGACATGTTTACGGATTTTTGCGATTTTGAAAGAATAAAATCAGATTGA